One part of the Sarcophilus harrisii chromosome 5, mSarHar1.11, whole genome shotgun sequence genome encodes these proteins:
- the LOC116419434 gene encoding RNA-binding protein with multiple splicing 2, translating to MSNLKPDSEHSTSTGTGTGTGIGGSLEEEVRTLFVSGLPVDIKPRELYLLFRPFKGYEGSLIKLTSKQPVGFVTFDSRAGAEAAKNALNGIRFDPENPQTLRLEFAKANTKMAKSKLMATPNPTSIHPALGAHFIARDSYDLTGASLSPKT from the coding sequence ATGAGCAACCTGAAGCCGGACAGCGAGCACAGCACCAGCACCGGCACCGGCACCGGCACCGGCATCGGCGGCAGCTTGGAAGAGGAAGTCCGGACACTGTTTGTCAGTGGTCTCCCTGTAGACATCAAACCAAGAGAACTCTATCTTCTCTTCCGGCCATTTAAGGGATATGAAGGCTCACTGATCAAACTCACATCTAAACAGCCTGTAGGTTTTGTGACCTTTGACAGCCGTGCTGGAGCAGAAGCAGCCAAAAATGCATTGAATGGTATTCGTTTTGACCCCGAGAATCCACAGACCTTAAGGTTAGAGTTTGCCAAAGCCAACACTAAAATGGCAAAGAGCAAGCTGATGGCAACACCAAATCCCACCAGCATTCACCCTGCCCTGGGCGCACACTTCATTGCACGGGATTCCTATGACCTGACAGGAGCATCCCTCTCCCCaaagacatag